From Sphingomonas hengshuiensis, one genomic window encodes:
- a CDS encoding VTT domain-containing protein, producing the protein MQASLQSALRIAAAILLLAMFVLVPFFLFGPTLEARMAGSIGVPGVATAMAGGTLLALDIVLPVPSSLVATAMGAALGGWPGALVNTLGLTAGCLLGLVIGRSGSPLAGRILGPALYARFVLWIERNGVAAVLLCRAVPVLAEASIVAAGTAKGRTGPLLAAAGFADLCLGVLYAVAGAAQGPAAAPSAPAFAAAVGIPVLAAIVSLSWIRRRPRS; encoded by the coding sequence GTGCAGGCTAGCCTCCAGTCCGCGCTTCGAATCGCCGCCGCCATCCTCCTTCTGGCGATGTTTGTCCTTGTGCCTTTCTTCCTGTTCGGCCCCACGCTCGAAGCGCGGATGGCGGGCAGCATCGGCGTGCCGGGGGTGGCGACCGCCATGGCGGGGGGGACGCTGCTCGCCCTGGACATCGTCCTGCCGGTGCCGTCGAGCCTGGTCGCCACCGCCATGGGCGCAGCGCTTGGCGGCTGGCCTGGCGCGTTGGTCAACACGCTCGGACTGACTGCCGGTTGCTTGTTGGGGCTGGTGATCGGCCGCTCGGGATCCCCGCTTGCCGGGCGTATCCTGGGGCCGGCCCTTTATGCACGATTCGTCCTGTGGATCGAGCGGAACGGCGTGGCTGCGGTGCTGCTGTGCAGGGCGGTGCCTGTGCTCGCCGAGGCGTCGATCGTCGCCGCCGGCACCGCGAAGGGCAGGACAGGTCCGCTCCTGGCGGCCGCAGGCTTCGCCGATCTTTGCCTTGGCGTCCTTTATGCCGTTGCCGGCGCCGCCCAGGGACCGGCCGCCGCGCCATCGGCACCGGCCTTCGCCGCGGCGGTGGGCATTCCGGTACTCGCCGCGATTGTGTCTCTATCGTGGATAAGGCGGCGGCCTCGCTCGTAA
- a CDS encoding RNA polymerase sigma factor, translating into MQRDHDIVARWVAREILPHEGRVRAWLASRWRGAVDVDDIIQEAYCRLSALTSVGHIENPLAYFRRTAHASAVDILRQTTAKNILSMTGNDWFDVLDESPAVDRAMEATEELSRVNDALAKLSDTCRQVIELRRIEGLSQRDTAERLGVSENVVENSIVRGIRRVLAVMAHQDVETGGDEDKREVERIGKHGSQ; encoded by the coding sequence ATGCAACGCGATCACGACATTGTTGCCCGCTGGGTCGCGCGTGAAATTCTGCCCCACGAAGGCAGGGTCCGCGCATGGCTGGCCAGCCGATGGCGTGGTGCCGTCGATGTCGACGACATCATTCAGGAAGCCTATTGTCGACTGTCGGCGCTGACCTCGGTCGGGCATATCGAGAACCCGCTCGCCTATTTTCGCCGGACTGCCCATGCCTCGGCGGTCGACATCCTTCGCCAGACAACCGCAAAAAATATTCTTTCGATGACGGGAAACGACTGGTTCGACGTCCTTGATGAGAGCCCAGCCGTCGACAGGGCGATGGAAGCCACGGAGGAATTGAGTCGAGTGAACGACGCGCTGGCCAAATTGTCGGACACGTGCCGCCAGGTGATCGAGTTGCGGCGGATCGAGGGCTTGTCGCAGCGCGACACGGCCGAGCGGCTGGGCGTAAGCGAGAACGTCGTGGAGAACAGCATCGTTCGCGGCATCAGACGGGTGCTGGCCGTCATGGCCCACCAGGACGTCGAGACTGGTGGGGATGAGGACAAGCGAGAGGTGGAGCGGATTGGCAAGCACGGTTCTCAGTGA
- a CDS encoding FecR family protein → MASTVLSDDMNEQAAHWAARALDGEIPAAMAGDFGAWMAADRRHRGAYLRARAALYAIEDTVLEHRDAARGDRRPAIVAVARKEDDAPVDASRPLGRGWSQRIMVGGTLAASLALAVGLGVPALSPTRVPPRPAVGRALTLADGSVATLGDGARIDFAMRDGVRKVVLLQGEATFDVAKDRQHPFVVQSGDVYAQATGTHYSVRRVGAAGGAVRVKEGSVLVWGRDERDQAVVLRAGDALTLEPGTGHPDRTEAARPASPPPPPPPPPELAQISLDNVTIEAAARRFNRINRAQIVIADPAVGQVRIVGLFRANDPERFAEAAAAVAGAIVEVRGDRIEVKMK, encoded by the coding sequence TTGGCAAGCACGGTTCTCAGTGACGACATGAACGAGCAGGCGGCTCACTGGGCTGCGCGCGCGCTGGATGGCGAGATCCCGGCCGCGATGGCGGGCGACTTCGGCGCGTGGATGGCGGCGGATCGCCGCCACCGCGGTGCTTATCTGCGCGCGCGCGCCGCGCTGTACGCGATCGAGGACACGGTCCTGGAACATCGCGATGCCGCGAGAGGGGATAGGCGCCCGGCGATTGTCGCAGTCGCCCGCAAGGAGGACGACGCGCCCGTTGATGCGTCCCGCCCGCTTGGCCGGGGCTGGAGCCAGCGGATCATGGTCGGTGGCACGCTGGCGGCGTCGCTGGCGCTGGCGGTGGGGCTGGGCGTGCCGGCGCTGTCGCCAACGCGCGTGCCGCCGCGCCCAGCCGTCGGGCGCGCGCTGACGCTGGCCGATGGCTCGGTCGCCACGCTGGGCGACGGCGCCCGGATCGACTTCGCGATGCGCGACGGCGTGCGGAAGGTGGTGCTGCTCCAGGGCGAAGCGACGTTCGATGTCGCCAAGGATCGCCAGCATCCGTTCGTGGTGCAGTCCGGCGACGTCTATGCGCAGGCGACTGGCACGCACTATTCGGTGCGGCGTGTCGGCGCTGCCGGCGGTGCGGTGCGCGTGAAGGAAGGCAGCGTATTGGTATGGGGCAGGGACGAGCGCGACCAGGCGGTGGTGCTCCGCGCGGGCGACGCGCTGACGCTGGAGCCCGGAACCGGCCACCCCGACAGGACGGAAGCGGCGCGACCGGCATCCCCGCCACCGCCACCGCCACCGCCGCCGGAACTGGCGCAGATCTCGCTCGACAACGTCACGATCGAGGCGGCTGCGCGACGCTTCAACCGGATCAACCGCGCCCAGATCGTCATCGCCGATCCCGCCGTTGGCCAGGTCCGCATCGTCGGGCTGTTCCGTGCGAACGACCCAGAGCGGTTCGCCGAAGCGGCTGCGGCAGTTGCGGGCGCCATCGTCGAAGTCAGAGGCGACAGAATTGAAGTAAAAATGAAATAA
- a CDS encoding TonB-dependent receptor: MFEVAAQPASTGVKALARQAGIQVIVAGADVDGRTTNRVTGKLDTREALEALIANTGLIIRSFDGRTAVLGLETADAASELVVTGSRVVRNGYQAPTPLTVLSGDEIARSAQVNIAEQINRLPALAGSNNPRNTASNISGGFMGISTLNLRNLGATRTLVLLDSQRLPAASLNGLVDANSIPSALVKRVDIVTGGASAAWGSDAVAGVVNFVLDRDFTGVKGSVQGGVTTYGDDKNYRVSLSAGTGFADGRGHFLISAENWYSEGIEGMPRDWYRGRKTLFNPNYTATNGQPEYLVRDGVGYTTVAPGGIVTTGPLRGLYFGPGGTPGQLNFGSIVNNPFMVGGDWRYTDFGNGPQNLDPEVSHKSVFSRLSYGITDSVELFGEFSYVQAKTKTTGTPMFNFGGLIIQRDNAFLPDAVRQRMVDLGESTLNVGSWNAAIGGIVTETRHDLYRYVLGAEGRFNGFGTDWRWNIRANRNVSKFFNGTTLPITANYRAAIDAVRAPSGAIVCRSTLTDPGNGCVPLNILGTGVASSAGLDYVMGHSYLNATITQDIVSATVRGEPMSTWAGPVSMAFGVEHRREEESGQSDPLSLKNSYWAGNYKPIHGAYTVREAFLEVVVPLAANTSWARSLDLNAAIRATDYSTSGYVTTWKAGLTYAPVPDIRFRVTRSRDIRAGNLSELFQAGQTNTTTLVDPFKDNQSYTVFQTTVGNPVVRPEKADTLNLGAVFQPGFLPGLSASVDYFDIQVKDAIATLGSSTIINQCFQGNASLCSLIERDSAGFMTEIFLRPINLARQTVRGLDFELGYRMPVLGDGVLSFRGLGTRYLESSSDNGINPPTSNLGENTGVPTWRYLAEIALDKGPASLSVTGRGFSDGVISNSFIECTTNCPTSTSLNRTIDNNHVDGAFYIDLSASYAINDGVKFYIAVDNVANKAPAPYAPSGTGIGSAQIGISQTYYDVIGRSFRGGVRFQF, translated from the coding sequence GTGTTCGAGGTGGCCGCCCAGCCGGCTTCGACAGGGGTCAAGGCACTCGCCCGGCAGGCGGGCATCCAGGTCATCGTTGCCGGGGCCGATGTCGACGGGCGCACCACGAATCGTGTGACGGGCAAGCTGGACACGCGCGAGGCGCTGGAGGCGCTGATCGCCAATACCGGCCTGATCATCCGCTCCTTCGACGGGCGGACCGCCGTGCTGGGCCTGGAGACCGCCGACGCCGCCTCCGAGCTGGTCGTCACCGGATCGCGCGTCGTCCGTAATGGCTATCAGGCGCCGACGCCGCTGACCGTGCTGAGCGGCGACGAGATCGCCCGCTCCGCGCAGGTCAACATCGCCGAGCAGATCAATCGCCTGCCTGCGCTGGCCGGCAGCAACAATCCGCGCAACACCGCGAGCAACATCAGCGGCGGCTTCATGGGCATCAGCACGCTGAACCTGCGCAATCTGGGCGCGACGCGCACGCTGGTGTTGCTCGACAGCCAGCGGTTGCCCGCCGCTTCGCTCAACGGCCTGGTCGACGCCAATTCGATCCCAAGCGCGCTGGTGAAGCGCGTCGACATCGTCACCGGCGGCGCGTCGGCCGCCTGGGGCTCCGATGCCGTAGCCGGCGTCGTCAACTTCGTCCTCGATCGCGACTTCACCGGGGTGAAAGGCAGCGTCCAGGGCGGCGTCACCACCTATGGCGACGACAAGAATTACCGGGTGTCGCTCAGCGCCGGCACCGGCTTCGCCGACGGCCGCGGCCATTTCCTGATCAGCGCCGAGAACTGGTATAGCGAGGGCATCGAAGGCATGCCGCGCGACTGGTATCGTGGGCGCAAGACGCTGTTCAACCCCAATTACACCGCCACCAACGGCCAGCCCGAATATCTGGTGCGCGACGGAGTCGGCTATACGACGGTGGCGCCGGGCGGAATCGTGACGACCGGCCCGTTGCGGGGCTTGTACTTCGGGCCGGGCGGCACGCCGGGACAGCTCAACTTCGGTTCGATCGTCAACAACCCGTTCATGGTCGGCGGCGACTGGCGCTACACCGATTTCGGCAACGGCCCGCAGAATCTGGATCCCGAAGTCTCGCACAAGAGCGTCTTCTCGCGCCTGAGCTACGGCATTACCGACAGCGTCGAGCTGTTCGGCGAATTCTCGTACGTCCAGGCGAAGACCAAAACCACCGGCACGCCGATGTTCAACTTTGGCGGCCTGATCATCCAGCGCGACAATGCGTTCCTGCCCGATGCGGTGCGCCAGCGGATGGTCGATCTGGGCGAGAGCACGCTGAATGTCGGGAGCTGGAACGCGGCGATCGGCGGCATCGTCACCGAAACCCGCCACGACCTGTATCGCTATGTTCTGGGCGCCGAGGGCCGTTTCAACGGCTTCGGCACGGACTGGCGCTGGAACATCCGCGCCAACCGCAACGTCAGCAAGTTCTTCAACGGCACCACCCTGCCGATCACGGCGAATTACAGAGCGGCGATCGACGCGGTGCGCGCGCCCAGCGGCGCGATCGTGTGCCGCTCCACCCTGACCGACCCCGGCAATGGCTGCGTGCCCCTGAACATCCTCGGCACCGGCGTGGCCTCGTCGGCCGGGCTCGATTATGTGATGGGTCATTCCTATCTCAACGCCACGATCACCCAGGACATCGTCTCGGCGACGGTGCGCGGCGAGCCGATGTCCACCTGGGCCGGGCCGGTCTCGATGGCCTTCGGCGTCGAGCATCGCCGCGAGGAGGAATCGGGCCAGAGCGATCCGCTATCGCTGAAGAACAGCTATTGGGCTGGCAACTACAAGCCGATCCATGGCGCCTACACGGTCAGGGAAGCGTTCCTCGAAGTCGTCGTGCCGCTGGCGGCGAATACCAGCTGGGCGCGGTCGCTCGACCTTAACGCGGCGATCCGCGCGACCGACTACAGCACTTCGGGCTATGTCACGACCTGGAAGGCGGGCCTCACCTATGCGCCGGTGCCCGACATCCGGTTTCGCGTAACCCGTTCGCGCGATATCCGCGCCGGCAACCTGTCCGAGCTCTTCCAGGCGGGCCAGACCAACACCACGACCCTGGTCGATCCGTTCAAGGACAACCAGTCCTATACCGTCTTCCAGACGACCGTCGGCAACCCGGTGGTGCGCCCGGAAAAGGCCGACACGCTCAATCTTGGCGCGGTGTTCCAGCCCGGCTTCCTTCCCGGCCTCTCGGCTTCGGTCGATTATTTCGATATCCAGGTGAAAGACGCGATCGCCACGCTGGGATCGAGCACGATCATCAACCAGTGCTTCCAGGGCAATGCGTCGCTTTGCTCGCTGATCGAGCGCGACTCGGCGGGGTTCATGACCGAGATATTCCTGCGGCCGATCAACCTCGCCCGCCAGACGGTGCGCGGGCTGGATTTCGAGCTGGGCTATCGCATGCCGGTACTGGGGGACGGCGTGCTGTCGTTCCGTGGCCTCGGCACGCGCTATCTCGAAAGCAGTTCGGACAACGGCATCAATCCGCCAACCTCCAACCTTGGCGAGAACACCGGGGTGCCGACCTGGCGCTATCTGGCCGAGATCGCGCTCGACAAGGGGCCGGCGTCGCTTTCGGTCACCGGTCGCGGCTTCAGCGACGGCGTGATCTCGAACAGCTTCATCGAATGCACGACCAACTGCCCGACCTCGACCAGCCTTAATCGCACGATCGACAACAACCATGTCGACGGCGCCTTCTATATCGACCTGTCGGCCAGCTATGCGATCAACGATGGCGTGAAATTCTACATCGCGGTGGACAATGTCGCGAACAAGGCGCCAGCGCCTTACGCCCCATCGGGCACCGGCATCGGCAGCGCGCAGATCGGCATCTCGCAGACCTATTACGATGTGATCGGCCGGTCCTTCCGCGGCGGCGTGCGGTTCCAGTTCTGA
- a CDS encoding FG-GAP repeat domain-containing protein produces MTIATTMAILLAGLAHLSGPALREKGDRWSQWNVAGAAQDAVVLPVCTGPYQVSSGDLNGDGLPDLIVPCRGELLSPKLARPANDQLTVYLNPGKKGAWRRRDFTVGFGPYHSATGDLDGDGLPDIVVPNYQSNDDRDLVILYGAKDRERLFEPTTYLGFDTRDLVNEYGLDAEGQPRYSTPGLTSAIIADVNSDGRPDIVAASYQSNVFYVLLNEGGRRFRTIRYPQQAAPYDQMLGGPRDIAPADFDGDGVLDLAFSMYESNLVEVWRGDGKGGFAPWRRAPSFGRIPYHLKAGDLDGDGRADIVVGNRSTSDNVVVLRNRSDRFVYDGSFGPQTARRGETTADEIRDVVLADLDGDGILDLIAAARESGKLVFWRGTGRTGFNQAFADRRVAEFPGKGPRGIAVLPGAVAVIFYNSSEIAILKGP; encoded by the coding sequence ATGACCATCGCGACCACCATGGCCATCCTCCTCGCCGGGCTGGCGCACCTATCCGGACCCGCCCTGCGCGAGAAAGGGGACCGGTGGTCGCAATGGAATGTCGCCGGCGCCGCGCAGGATGCCGTCGTCCTGCCGGTGTGCACCGGTCCCTATCAAGTCTCGTCGGGCGACCTGAATGGCGACGGCCTGCCCGACTTGATCGTCCCCTGTCGCGGGGAGCTTCTATCCCCCAAGCTGGCGCGGCCCGCGAACGACCAACTGACCGTCTATCTCAACCCGGGAAAGAAGGGCGCGTGGAGGCGCCGAGACTTCACCGTCGGCTTCGGCCCCTATCACTCGGCCACCGGCGATCTGGACGGCGACGGGCTTCCCGACATCGTCGTCCCCAACTACCAGTCCAATGACGACCGCGACCTGGTGATCCTCTATGGCGCGAAGGATCGGGAAAGGCTTTTTGAGCCAACCACGTACCTGGGTTTCGACACGCGCGACCTGGTCAACGAATATGGCCTCGATGCCGAAGGCCAGCCGCGCTATTCCACGCCGGGCCTGACCTCGGCGATCATCGCCGATGTGAATAGCGATGGCCGGCCGGACATCGTCGCGGCCTCGTATCAGTCCAACGTCTTCTACGTCCTGCTGAACGAGGGCGGGCGGCGCTTCCGCACCATCCGCTATCCACAACAGGCCGCGCCCTATGATCAGATGCTCGGTGGCCCGCGCGACATCGCGCCTGCCGATTTCGACGGCGATGGCGTGCTCGACCTGGCCTTCTCAATGTATGAATCGAACCTGGTCGAAGTGTGGCGGGGTGACGGGAAGGGCGGCTTTGCGCCGTGGCGGCGCGCGCCCTCGTTCGGGCGGATTCCCTATCACCTCAAGGCCGGCGATCTCGACGGCGACGGCCGCGCCGACATCGTCGTGGGCAACCGCAGCACTAGCGACAATGTGGTGGTATTGCGCAATCGGAGCGATCGCTTCGTCTATGACGGGTCGTTCGGCCCACAGACTGCCCGGCGCGGCGAAACCACTGCGGACGAGATACGCGACGTGGTGCTCGCCGACCTCGATGGAGACGGCATCCTCGACCTGATCGCCGCCGCTCGCGAATCCGGCAAGCTCGTCTTCTGGCGCGGCACCGGCAGGACAGGGTTCAACCAGGCATTCGCCGACCGCCGCGTAGCCGAATTTCCCGGCAAGGGGCCTCGGGGCATCGCAGTGCTTCCCGGCGCGGTCGCCGTGATCTTCTATAACAGCAGCGAGATCGCGATTCTGAAAGGGCCATAG